A window from Microvirgula aerodenitrificans DSM 15089 encodes these proteins:
- a CDS encoding phasin family protein, producing MFNQEELSKAHFNQFESLLRLAHISLAGVERIVRLQLDASRQSLEENGKLVRELSQTTDPQQAAQQLNKVTASAVEQVVNHSRNLYEVVSEVQTEVARLTEEQIGQYNKSLISTIDTLAKNAPAGSDSAINAVKSGIAASAAAVNSLTKAAQQVSDFAGSSVKAATTATADAVKSNAKKATSSQV from the coding sequence ATGTTCAATCAGGAAGAACTCAGCAAAGCCCACTTCAACCAGTTTGAATCGCTGCTGCGCCTCGCTCATATCTCGCTGGCCGGCGTCGAACGCATCGTTCGTCTGCAACTGGATGCTTCGCGCCAGTCGCTGGAAGAAAACGGCAAGCTGGTTCGCGAACTGAGCCAGACCACCGACCCGCAGCAGGCTGCCCAGCAACTGAACAAGGTGACGGCATCGGCCGTCGAGCAGGTGGTCAACCACTCGCGCAACCTGTACGAAGTGGTGTCGGAAGTCCAGACCGAAGTCGCCCGCCTGACCGAAGAGCAGATCGGCCAGTACAACAAGTCGCTGATCAGCACCATCGACACGCTGGCCAAGAACGCCCCGGCCGGCAGTGACAGCGCCATCAATGCCGTCAAGTCCGGCATCGCCGCCTCGGCCGCCGCCGTCAACAGCCTGACCAAGGCCGCGCAGCAGGTTTCCGATTTTGCCGGTTCCAGCGTCAAGGCAGCGACCACCGCGACCGCCGACGCCGTCAAGAGCAATGCCAAGAAGGCGACCAGCAGCCAGGTCTGA
- a CDS encoding M14 family metallopeptidase yields MKISTQFDSGSIEVVSAERFDDIQLKIRADNASEFTQWFHFRLQGAAYQPCVMRFLNTGETAYPAGWEDYNLCASYDRVNWFRVPASYDGNIMTVEHTPLANSVYYAYFEPYGWERHLDLIGEAQGSGLCQVTDLGTTIDGRDINLLTVGHEVSSDLKIWVIARQHPGETMAEWFAEGLLRRLLDWQDPISRILLEHATFYIVPNMNPDGSVRGNLRTNAAGANLNREWLSPSLERSPEVYCVQAKMRETGVDLFLDIHGDEAIPYVFVAGTEGVPGYSERIAELESAFKHHLELASPDFQDEQGYDKDKPGEANLSMATAWVGHTFDCLAYTLEMPFKDNANLPDDDYGWNGQRSLRLGEAMLNPIYAVLERLRAQQR; encoded by the coding sequence ATGAAAATCAGCACACAGTTCGACTCCGGCAGTATCGAAGTCGTCAGCGCGGAGCGCTTTGACGATATTCAGCTCAAGATTCGCGCCGACAATGCATCGGAATTCACTCAGTGGTTCCACTTTCGTCTGCAGGGTGCGGCCTACCAGCCCTGTGTGATGCGCTTCCTCAATACCGGGGAAACCGCCTATCCGGCCGGCTGGGAAGACTACAACCTGTGCGCGTCGTACGACCGCGTCAACTGGTTCCGCGTGCCGGCCAGCTACGACGGCAACATCATGACCGTCGAGCACACACCGCTGGCCAACAGCGTGTACTACGCCTACTTCGAGCCGTATGGCTGGGAACGCCACCTCGACCTGATCGGCGAGGCGCAGGGTTCCGGCCTCTGCCAGGTTACCGACCTCGGCACCACCATCGATGGCCGCGACATCAACCTGCTGACGGTCGGGCATGAGGTGTCGTCCGACCTGAAGATCTGGGTCATCGCCCGCCAGCACCCGGGCGAAACCATGGCCGAATGGTTTGCCGAAGGCCTGCTGCGCCGTCTGCTCGACTGGCAGGATCCGATTTCGCGCATCCTGCTCGAACATGCCACCTTCTACATCGTTCCGAACATGAACCCGGACGGCTCGGTGCGCGGCAATCTGCGCACCAATGCCGCCGGTGCCAACCTGAATCGCGAGTGGCTGTCGCCCAGCCTGGAACGCAGCCCCGAGGTGTACTGCGTACAGGCCAAGATGCGCGAAACCGGCGTCGACCTGTTCCTCGACATCCATGGTGACGAGGCGATACCGTACGTGTTCGTCGCCGGCACCGAGGGCGTGCCGGGCTACAGCGAGCGCATCGCCGAGCTGGAATCCGCCTTCAAGCACCATCTGGAACTGGCCAGCCCGGACTTCCAGGACGAGCAGGGCTACGACAAGGACAAGCCGGGCGAAGCCAATCTGTCGATGGCGACAGCCTGGGTCGGCCATACTTTCGACTGCCTGGCCTATACGCTGGAAATGCCGTTCAAGGACAACGCCAACCTGCCGGATGACGATTATGGCTGGAACGGTCAGCGCAGCCTGCGCCTCGGCGAGGCGATGCTGAACCCGATCTACGCCGTACTCGAACGCCTGCGCGCCCAGCAGCGCTGA
- the miaA gene encoding tRNA (adenosine(37)-N6)-dimethylallyltransferase MiaA, with amino-acid sequence MPRPKALFLVGPTASGKTGLAISLQARFPLELISVDSALIYRDMDIGTAKPTADELRQAPHHLIDILSPLDSYSAARFASDARALMDDIVARGRIPLLVGGTMLYYRALSAGLSDLPQADAAIRAEIDHQAALHGWPAIHAELAAVDPVTAARLAPNDSQRLQRALEVWRISGTPMSAFHQQSQGEALPYDVLKLALWPQERAWLHERIERRFQMMLEAGFLDEVRALRSKYPGLHADLPSIRCVGYRQAWSLLDGQCDQRTFVEQGVAATRQLAKRQLTWMRSMPDLLRLDCQQPLLEPASAAVARFLAE; translated from the coding sequence ATGCCCCGCCCCAAAGCCCTGTTTCTTGTCGGCCCGACCGCCAGCGGCAAGACCGGTCTCGCCATCTCGCTGCAGGCACGGTTTCCGCTGGAACTGATCAGCGTCGACTCGGCGCTGATCTACCGGGACATGGATATCGGCACTGCCAAGCCGACCGCCGACGAACTGCGCCAGGCCCCGCATCATCTGATCGACATCCTGTCACCGCTGGACAGCTATTCGGCAGCCCGGTTTGCCAGCGATGCGCGCGCGCTGATGGACGATATCGTCGCGCGCGGCCGCATTCCGCTGCTGGTCGGCGGCACCATGCTGTATTACCGCGCGCTGAGTGCCGGCCTGTCCGACCTGCCGCAGGCTGATGCCGCGATCCGCGCCGAAATCGACCATCAGGCGGCATTGCACGGCTGGCCGGCCATCCACGCCGAACTGGCGGCCGTCGACCCGGTCACGGCCGCACGACTGGCGCCGAACGACAGCCAGCGCCTGCAGCGTGCGCTGGAGGTCTGGCGCATCAGCGGTACGCCGATGTCGGCCTTCCATCAGCAAAGCCAGGGCGAAGCGCTGCCGTACGATGTGCTGAAACTGGCACTGTGGCCGCAGGAGCGCGCCTGGCTGCACGAGCGCATCGAGCGGCGTTTTCAGATGATGCTGGAAGCGGGTTTTCTCGACGAGGTGCGCGCACTGCGGAGCAAGTATCCGGGCCTGCATGCCGATCTGCCGTCGATCCGCTGCGTCGGCTACCGCCAGGCCTGGTCGCTGCTCGACGGCCAGTGCGACCAGCGCACCTTTGTCGAGCAGGGCGTGGCCGCCACCCGCCAGCTGGCCAAGCGCCAGCTGACCTGGATGCGCTCGATGCCCGACCTGCTCCGGCTGGATTGCCAGCAGCCGCTGCTCGAACCGGCCAGCGCGGCGGTCGCCCGCTTCCTCGCAGAATGA